The following are encoded in a window of Nakamurella sp. A5-74 genomic DNA:
- a CDS encoding glycosyltransferase family 2 protein, protein MPAAPTPRVLLTVATFRRPADLAALLPLLERAAAEISPAAAIVVVDNDPDACARDQIALHPGVTYRHEPRPGIAAARNASLAAARERGIAWVAFLDDDERPDPGWLAALVRAMQEWRPAAVSGPVISVFEQEPDAWVRGSGTFESRPHAHGARIRGAATNNLLIDREVLDDRGLAFDDAFGLTGGSDSMLTRAMTHQGLEIRWTSEAVVREVVPVARTRRSWIVSRHRRTGNDWSRVTLALADGRREQLPARLRLVVTGVRRAVRGVIGSAMGAARRDAGRRGAARCDLATARGVLEGVFGRTRTEYARPGAS, encoded by the coding sequence ATGCCCGCCGCGCCCACCCCCCGTGTGCTGCTCACGGTCGCGACGTTCCGTCGACCGGCCGACCTTGCGGCACTGCTCCCGCTGCTGGAGCGCGCGGCTGCCGAGATCTCTCCGGCCGCCGCGATCGTGGTGGTGGATAACGATCCGGACGCCTGCGCGCGGGATCAGATCGCCCTGCACCCCGGCGTCACGTACCGCCACGAGCCCCGACCGGGGATCGCCGCCGCCCGCAACGCATCGCTGGCGGCGGCCCGCGAGCGGGGAATCGCCTGGGTGGCGTTCCTTGACGACGACGAGCGGCCGGATCCCGGCTGGCTGGCCGCTCTGGTGCGGGCCATGCAGGAGTGGCGGCCGGCCGCGGTGAGCGGCCCGGTGATCTCGGTCTTCGAGCAGGAGCCGGACGCATGGGTGCGCGGCAGCGGGACCTTCGAATCGCGTCCCCATGCGCACGGCGCTCGGATCCGGGGGGCCGCGACCAACAATCTGCTGATCGACCGCGAGGTGCTGGACGATCGCGGGCTGGCCTTCGACGACGCGTTCGGGCTCACCGGTGGCAGCGACTCGATGCTCACCAGGGCGATGACACACCAGGGCCTCGAGATCCGCTGGACGAGCGAGGCGGTGGTGCGCGAGGTGGTCCCGGTCGCCAGGACCCGTCGGAGCTGGATCGTCAGTCGACACCGCAGGACGGGCAACGACTGGAGTCGCGTCACGCTGGCACTGGCCGACGGTCGCCGGGAGCAGCTCCCGGCGCGGCTTCGACTCGTCGTCACCGGCGTCCGCCGTGCCGTGCGGGGGGTGATCGGGTCCGCGATGGGAGCTGCCCGCCGTGATGCCGGACGCCGGGGCGCCGCGCGCTGCGATCTCGCGACGGCCCGCGGGGTGCTGGAGGGTGTGTTCGGTCGGACCCGCACGGAGTATGCGCGACCCGGCGCATCATGA